From a single Anaerolineales bacterium genomic region:
- a CDS encoding SDR family oxidoreductase → MWLVTGATGHVGNVLVRKLLERGEAVRVLILPGESREPISGLRVEAVEGDVLNVDALFKSMQGVRGVFHLAGVISIMPGPNPEVRKVNVDGTKNVLRAAAEHGIKMIYTSSIHAIQRVEDGIINENLPYDMHNPYGAYDRSKAEATLEVLKAAQTGLDAVVTCPTGVIGPYDFRGSLMGAVIHDAAVAKPALYVDGAYDFVDVRDVADGLIAAAENGKRGESYILSGQKISVRYLLETVREITGRHFFQMKIPFDLAKFAAMFTPLYYRFAHATPRFTPYSLEVLQSNSNISHAKAARELRYSPRSLHESIRDTVTWFLDKKNKQETTR, encoded by the coding sequence ATGTGGCTGGTAACCGGCGCGACGGGACATGTGGGAAACGTCCTTGTGCGAAAACTTTTAGAACGCGGGGAAGCGGTGCGGGTGTTGATCCTGCCGGGCGAAAGCCGCGAACCAATTTCGGGATTAAGGGTCGAAGCGGTGGAAGGTGATGTACTTAATGTGGATGCGTTATTCAAATCCATGCAGGGCGTACGCGGCGTCTTCCATCTGGCGGGTGTTATATCGATCATGCCGGGTCCAAATCCGGAGGTGCGAAAGGTCAACGTGGATGGGACGAAAAACGTCTTGCGCGCGGCGGCGGAACACGGAATCAAGATGATATATACATCCTCCATCCATGCCATTCAGCGCGTGGAGGATGGCATCATCAACGAGAATCTCCCGTATGACATGCACAACCCCTACGGCGCGTATGACCGCTCGAAGGCGGAGGCAACGCTGGAAGTGTTGAAGGCGGCTCAAACCGGACTGGATGCGGTTGTGACCTGCCCCACCGGCGTGATCGGTCCGTATGATTTTCGCGGCTCACTGATGGGCGCAGTCATCCATGATGCGGCAGTCGCCAAGCCTGCATTATATGTGGACGGCGCGTATGATTTTGTGGATGTGCGCGATGTGGCGGACGGGTTGATCGCTGCCGCGGAGAATGGGAAGCGCGGCGAGAGTTACATTTTATCGGGACAGAAAATTTCAGTGCGGTATTTACTTGAGACCGTGCGGGAAATCACGGGCAGGCATTTCTTTCAAATGAAAATCCCTTTTGATCTTGCAAAGTTCGCGGCGATGTTCACGCCTTTGTATTATCGCTTTGCACATGCCACGCCTCGTTTCACACCATATTCACTGGAAGTCTTGCAAAGCAATTCGAACATCAGTCATGCCAAGGCGGCAAGAGAACTACGATATTCCCCACGTTCATTGCACGAGTCGATCAGGGACACAGTGACGTGGTTTTTGGATAAGAAAAATAAACAGGAGACTACAAGATGA
- a CDS encoding GNAT family N-acetyltransferase, with product MTTLHPNSYELIRPLLLGMDFHLVGRSILTKQTPARIFVDNYEQPKALFAQAGHRYILAGNPEIDSFNLGIRKMFTNVIFPQAIAAGEEGFGIYYDTPAWEEKMDALLSGRETIHANREYYACKELKQKWQDVMPEGFQLQMVDADLLANTNLKHLETLKEEMKSERPSVDDFLAKSFGVCAIHENELAGWCLSEYNADGRCEIGIETTSDFRQRGIATALTLAFLEYAFSHGITEVGWHCFKRNEASAKTAIKAGFDKIRDYKYYIVPLKE from the coding sequence ATGACAACATTACACCCCAACTCATACGAACTCATCCGCCCGCTTTTGCTTGGCATGGATTTTCATCTCGTGGGACGCTCGATCCTCACGAAGCAAACTCCTGCGCGAATTTTTGTGGACAATTACGAACAGCCCAAAGCCCTGTTTGCACAGGCGGGTCACAGATACATTCTGGCTGGCAACCCTGAGATAGATAGTTTCAATCTTGGGATTCGAAAAATGTTCACGAATGTCATTTTTCCGCAGGCAATTGCAGCGGGTGAAGAAGGTTTTGGAATTTACTATGATACGCCTGCGTGGGAAGAAAAAATGGACGCGCTGCTCTCAGGGAGAGAGACGATTCACGCCAACCGCGAATACTATGCCTGCAAGGAGTTGAAACAAAAGTGGCAAGATGTAATGCCCGAAGGGTTTCAACTTCAGATGGTGGATGCTGACCTGTTGGCAAATACCAACCTGAAGCATCTTGAAACGCTCAAAGAAGAAATGAAATCCGAACGACCCAGTGTGGATGATTTTCTTGCCAAGAGTTTTGGCGTGTGCGCGATCCATGAAAACGAACTTGCGGGCTGGTGTCTCTCCGAATACAACGCGGACGGGCGCTGTGAGATCGGAATCGAAACCACCAGTGATTTCCGTCAACGCGGGATCGCTACCGCACTGACACTCGCCTTTCTCGAATACGCCTTCTCGCACGGTATTACCGAAGTCGGCTGGCATTGCTTCAAAAGAAATGAAGCGTCCGCGAAGACCGCCATCAAGGCTGGCTTCGACAAAATCCGTGACTACAAGTACTACATTGTTCCGCTCAAGGAGTAA
- a CDS encoding DegV family protein, with the protein MKIVTDCAADMPNEELEQLGIVQAPLFIQFPEGEVNSADISADDFYNRLEAMRPQFPTTAQPSAGIFAELYRKIAQTDKDIFSIHISSGLSGTINSAQDGGSLVKDEANVKFWDTLTLSGGERFQVMAAALGHKAGWSMDKIQERLTKIREKTEVIYTLDTLEYLARGGRIGRVQAMAGALLNLKPIIRVDTDGKYSTVAKGRSIGKAMTILADYLHDKYGNTPLWTTVLHGRFSEKADELAKEFQAKLNVAKLEVMRISPVLGVHTGPGIVGAAVVPMELMADLV; encoded by the coding sequence ATGAAGATCGTAACCGATTGCGCGGCGGATATGCCGAATGAAGAACTTGAACAATTGGGAATCGTGCAAGCGCCTCTGTTCATTCAATTCCCCGAGGGCGAAGTGAACTCGGCGGATATTTCAGCGGACGATTTCTACAACCGCCTGGAAGCCATGCGTCCGCAATTCCCGACCACTGCACAGCCATCCGCGGGCATCTTTGCGGAGTTGTACCGTAAGATCGCCCAGACGGACAAGGATATTTTCTCGATCCATATTTCTTCGGGGCTGAGCGGCACAATCAACTCGGCGCAGGATGGCGGGAGTTTGGTCAAGGATGAGGCGAATGTCAAATTCTGGGATACGCTCACGCTCTCCGGCGGCGAACGGTTCCAGGTCATGGCGGCGGCGCTCGGTCACAAAGCAGGCTGGAGCATGGACAAGATCCAGGAACGGCTGACCAAGATCCGCGAGAAGACCGAGGTCATTTACACGCTCGATACACTGGAATATCTGGCACGTGGCGGTCGCATTGGGCGCGTACAGGCGATGGCAGGCGCGCTTCTCAATCTCAAGCCGATCATCCGCGTGGATACGGACGGCAAGTACAGCACGGTTGCAAAGGGGCGTTCCATCGGAAAAGCGATGACCATCCTTGCAGATTATCTGCACGACAAGTATGGCAACACCCCGTTGTGGACAACCGTCCTGCACGGACGTTTCTCTGAGAAAGCGGACGAACTCGCAAAGGAATTCCAAGCCAAGCTCAATGTCGCCAAATTGGAGGTGATGCGCATCTCGCCGGTGCTGGGTGTACATACAGGTCCGGGCATTGTCGGCGCGGCGGTGGTACCGATGGAGTTGATGGCAGATCTGGTGTAA
- a CDS encoding cysteine hydrolase family protein has product MKTALLVIDIQKDYFPGGKFPLVNPEEAAKNAYMLLQCFREHGPHKDARHIHIQHISLKPDAAFFVKGDSGSDIHDSVAHFEGEPIVYKHYPNSFRETNLLEMLKEWGIERVVITGMMTHMCVDATARAAADFGFKVIIAEDACATRDLVYGETIIPADLVHKAFLAALKSYGQVMKSEEVIALLAAEAVK; this is encoded by the coding sequence ATGAAAACAGCCTTACTTGTTATTGACATTCAAAAAGACTACTTCCCCGGCGGGAAGTTTCCGCTCGTGAATCCCGAAGAAGCGGCGAAGAATGCATATATGCTCCTGCAATGCTTCCGTGAGCATGGTCCGCATAAAGATGCACGTCACATCCACATCCAGCATATTTCACTAAAACCCGATGCGGCGTTTTTCGTCAAAGGCGATAGCGGATCTGATATTCATGATTCAGTTGCGCATTTTGAAGGCGAACCGATCGTGTATAAACACTATCCCAACTCGTTTCGCGAGACGAATCTCTTGGAGATGCTCAAAGAGTGGGGGATCGAGCGCGTCGTCATCACCGGCATGATGACTCACATGTGTGTGGACGCCACCGCCCGCGCCGCTGCCGATTTTGGTTTCAAGGTCATCATTGCCGAAGATGCCTGCGCTACGCGGGATTTGGTGTATGGTGAAACAATCATCCCTGCGGACTTGGTCCACAAAGCCTTTCTCGCCGCGCTCAAATCCTATGGGCAGGTGATGAAATCAGAAGAAGTGATTGCGTTATTGGCGGCGGAGGCTGTCAAGTAG
- a CDS encoding ribonuclease H family protein translates to MPKQKYYVVWKGRKTGIFTTWAECEKQVKGFVGAQYKAFGSEAEAEAAYLAKYDDYKGKVSSGGKWKTASIQPLLPSICVDAACSGSPGKLEYRGVNTETGEEIFHVGPYNDGTNNVGEFLAIVHALTWQAKHNMHVPVYSDSQNAISWVHQGECKTRLKHSSKNAILFAIIRSAENWLAENELPEGKILKWETGVWGENPADFGRK, encoded by the coding sequence ATGCCGAAACAGAAATATTACGTGGTCTGGAAGGGGCGTAAGACTGGCATCTTCACTACCTGGGCGGAGTGTGAAAAGCAGGTGAAGGGCTTCGTCGGGGCGCAGTACAAGGCGTTCGGGAGCGAAGCCGAAGCGGAAGCCGCTTATCTCGCAAAGTACGATGATTACAAAGGCAAGGTTTCCTCCGGCGGGAAGTGGAAAACGGCAAGTATTCAACCCCTGCTCCCATCCATTTGTGTGGATGCGGCGTGCAGTGGTTCGCCCGGCAAACTGGAATATCGCGGCGTCAATACCGAGACAGGCGAGGAAATTTTCCATGTGGGACCGTACAATGATGGCACAAATAACGTCGGCGAATTTCTTGCCATCGTCCATGCGTTGACGTGGCAGGCGAAACACAACATGCATGTGCCCGTTTATTCCGATTCGCAGAACGCCATCTCGTGGGTGCATCAGGGTGAGTGCAAGACGAGACTGAAACATTCATCGAAGAACGCCATTTTGTTTGCCATCATCCGCAGTGCCGAAAACTGGTTGGCGGAAAATGAACTGCCCGAAGGCAAGATACTGAAATGGGAAACCGGGGTTTGGGGCGAAAACCCCGCCGATTTTGGGAGAAAATAA
- a CDS encoding M48 family metallopeptidase, whose amino-acid sequence MQTTLDPQRQKQAKEYARIRRRLWLVDTALSAVYMLAWIVLGWSISLRAWIASFAADDWSLIAIFVIIFGGVFSLVTLPLGYYSGFVLPHRFGQSNQTLKDWIIDRLKGLAIGAPIGLILLELLYLALRLTGDLWWLWAAGGVLVFTVLLSNLAPTLIMPLFNKYIPLGDEHKDLEERLLALAERAKTKVKGVFKFDMSKRTKSANAALTGIGNTRRIVLGDTLINEFTADEIETVLAHELGHHVNRDIPLFIAFGTVSTTLGLYLASLALNWAVGYFGFAGPADIAAFPALALIFSIYGLVTQPLDNAVSRWRERKADDYALQATGKNEAFASAFTRLANQNLGDVDPEKWVVFMFYSHPPLGERIEKARRFVV is encoded by the coding sequence ATGCAAACCACCCTCGACCCCCAACGCCAAAAGCAGGCAAAAGAATACGCCCGCATCCGCCGCCGCTTATGGCTGGTGGACACCGCCCTCAGCGCTGTCTACATGCTGGCATGGATAGTCCTCGGTTGGAGCATTTCCCTGCGCGCATGGATCGCCTCCTTCGCCGCTGACGATTGGTCCCTGATCGCTATCTTTGTCATCATCTTCGGTGGTGTCTTCTCCCTCGTCACTTTGCCGCTCGGCTACTACAGCGGATTTGTTCTCCCGCATCGTTTTGGGCAATCCAACCAGACGTTGAAGGATTGGATCATTGACCGCCTCAAGGGTCTCGCCATCGGTGCGCCCATCGGGCTGATCCTGCTTGAATTGCTTTATCTTGCTTTGCGCCTCACCGGTGATTTGTGGTGGTTATGGGCGGCAGGCGGAGTGCTGGTCTTTACTGTGTTGCTCTCCAACCTTGCACCAACCCTCATCATGCCGTTATTCAACAAATACATCCCGCTTGGCGATGAACACAAGGATTTGGAAGAACGCCTGCTCGCACTCGCCGAACGCGCGAAAACAAAGGTCAAAGGCGTGTTCAAGTTCGATATGTCCAAACGGACGAAATCCGCCAACGCCGCGCTGACCGGCATCGGCAACACGCGCCGCATCGTACTGGGCGATACGCTTATCAACGAATTCACAGCGGATGAGATCGAAACCGTACTGGCGCACGAGCTCGGACATCATGTCAACCGCGATATTCCATTGTTCATCGCTTTTGGCACGGTCAGTACAACATTGGGATTGTATCTTGCGTCACTGGCGTTGAACTGGGCGGTGGGATATTTCGGCTTTGCCGGTCCCGCCGACATTGCCGCCTTCCCTGCGCTGGCGTTGATCTTCAGCATCTACGGACTTGTCACCCAGCCGCTCGATAACGCCGTATCCCGCTGGAGGGAGAGAAAAGCGGACGACTACGCATTGCAGGCTACGGGTAAGAACGAAGCGTTCGCGTCCGCGTTTACGAGATTGGCGAATCAGAATCTAGGGGATGTCGATCCCGAAAAATGGGTCGTCTTTATGTTCTATTCGCATCCGCCGTTGGGCGAGCGGATCGAAAAGGCAAGAAGATTTGTTGTATGA
- a CDS encoding sulfurtransferase, which translates to MSYAHPEYLVDTEWVANHLNDPNVRIIESDEDPLLYPMGHIPGAVQVDWFSTLQHPLRRDFLTKEQFEEVASKLGITNDTTVVFYGDKSNWFACYALWLFQYYGHENVKIMNGGRAKWEQENRPLVKEVPEYPRTTYSAREADTSIRAFRDDVFKHLETKQPLVDVRSPKEYTGELTHMPNYPQEGATRGGHIPGAVSIPWSQAVNEADSTFKTPEELRAIYEGKNVNADGDVIAYCRIGERSSLTWFVLKYLLGYEKVRNYDGSWTEWGNLVDAPIEK; encoded by the coding sequence ATGTCATACGCACACCCTGAATACCTTGTCGATACCGAATGGGTCGCCAATCACCTGAACGACCCGAATGTCCGCATCATTGAATCGGATGAGGATCCACTGCTGTACCCGATGGGACACATCCCCGGCGCGGTGCAGGTGGATTGGTTCAGCACGCTCCAGCATCCGCTGCGCCGCGATTTTCTGACGAAGGAACAATTCGAAGAGGTCGCTTCCAAGCTGGGCATCACCAACGACACCACGGTCGTTTTCTACGGCGACAAATCCAACTGGTTTGCATGCTACGCACTGTGGCTCTTCCAATATTATGGGCATGAGAACGTGAAGATCATGAACGGCGGACGCGCCAAATGGGAGCAGGAGAACCGCCCACTCGTGAAGGAAGTGCCCGAGTATCCCCGAACAACTTACAGCGCGAGAGAGGCGGATACATCCATCCGCGCTTTCCGTGATGACGTTTTCAAGCATCTCGAAACCAAACAGCCGCTGGTGGATGTCCGCTCGCCAAAGGAATACACCGGCGAGTTGACCCACATGCCGAACTACCCGCAGGAAGGCGCGACACGCGGCGGACACATCCCCGGCGCAGTGAGCATCCCCTGGTCTCAGGCGGTCAACGAAGCGGATTCAACGTTCAAGACTCCCGAGGAGCTGCGTGCCATCTACGAGGGAAAGAACGTCAACGCTGACGGTGATGTGATCGCCTATTGCCGCATCGGCGAACGTTCGTCGCTGACGTGGTTCGTGCTGAAATATCTGCTGGGATATGAGAAGGTCAGGAACTACGATGGTTCATGGACCGAGTGGGGCAACCTGGTGGATGCGCCCATCGAAAAATAA
- a CDS encoding CBS domain-containing protein: protein MPHLVRDWMSSPVVVVDPDSSVSYAATLMRRRKIHSVVVKISIKDNSYGIVTTTDIRDKIVAAGRNPAETAVREIMSGPIITGRADWTLMECSKVMQEHKFHHLPIMDDSGALIGMISATDIFMSVEEQGWMDEK, encoded by the coding sequence ATGCCACACCTTGTCCGTGATTGGATGTCCAGCCCTGTTGTTGTCGTTGATCCCGATTCGAGCGTCTCGTACGCCGCCACGCTCATGCGCCGCCGCAAGATCCACAGCGTAGTGGTAAAGATCAGTATAAAGGACAACTCGTACGGAATTGTCACCACCACCGATATTCGCGACAAGATCGTCGCCGCAGGACGCAACCCCGCCGAGACCGCTGTGCGCGAGATCATGTCCGGTCCCATCATCACCGGACGCGCTGATTGGACCTTGATGGAATGTTCCAAGGTCATGCAGGAGCATAAGTTCCATCACCTGCCGATCATGGATGACAGCGGCGCCTTGATCGGGATGATCTCTGCGACGGATATTTTCATGTCAGTGGAAGAGCAAGGCTGGATGGACGAAAAATAA
- a CDS encoding SufE family protein, with amino-acid sequence MSLPKNLQDIVDDFASMSREEKIETLIAYAESFTELPERFSEARSKMEPIPECMTPVYLFAEKTDDGGLLFHFDIPKQSPTVRGLAAILANGLNGCTPEEIIAVPADFYAPMKLEDAISGQRLNGFRGVLAHMKQAAVNMLNK; translated from the coding sequence ATGTCTTTACCTAAAAATCTTCAAGATATCGTGGATGACTTTGCGAGCATGAGCCGCGAAGAAAAGATCGAAACGCTGATCGCATACGCCGAGTCATTCACGGAACTGCCAGAGCGTTTTTCAGAAGCGCGCTCCAAGATGGAGCCGATCCCGGAATGTATGACGCCGGTTTATCTGTTCGCTGAAAAGACGGATGACGGCGGCTTGCTCTTTCACTTTGACATTCCCAAGCAATCCCCCACCGTGCGCGGACTTGCCGCGATCCTCGCCAACGGTCTAAATGGCTGTACGCCTGAAGAGATCATTGCCGTCCCCGCAGATTTCTACGCGCCGATGAAACTGGAAGACGCCATCTCTGGTCAACGGTTGAACGGGTTTCGCGGCGTGCTGGCGCACATGAAACAGGCGGCTGTGAATATGTTAAACAAATAG